In Lycium barbarum isolate Lr01 chromosome 9, ASM1917538v2, whole genome shotgun sequence, the DNA window TCACAAAGTGCAGGTACTAATTAATCACCACTTTGGAACTTCTCAATCTTACGTGCAACTTTTtatactactttttttttttttcttgtcctGCACAAATGGGGTTCCTCAAAAACGTTTTCTAATGCATTTAACCTTCTTTTCCCCCCTTTTTGCTCTCAAAAATGATATCTTGATCTGGGGATTATAGGTGTTTTTCAAGAATTGAGCTCAATGTGGTGTTCTTTCAATTGGTTAAATTTATTGGGATTTAGCTTCTTTTAAGGTTTTGGTTTTAAAGTTCTAATCTTTTTGGAAAATACTATGGTGGGTGCTGTTTAGGTTATAAATTAATGACCATTTTTGGAAGTTCTCAATCTTCCATGTAACTTTTTCTACTAGTACTTTTTTTTCTTGTCCTGCACAAGTTGGGTTCCTCAAAAATTGTTTTCCAATGCATTTCTTCATGTAAAATACTTGGAAACTCCTTTTTATTTTCCTCTTGGTGCTCTAAAATATTATATCTTGATCTGGGGTTTATAGGTATTTTTCAAGAATGAACTCAATATGGTGTTCTTTTCACTTGGTTAAATTTATGGGGTTCCAGCTTCTTTTTAAGTATTTAGTTACAAAGTTTCAATCTTTTCGGATAATCCTATGGTGGTGCGGTTTTGGTTACAAATTAATGACCATTTTGGAACTTCTCAATCTTCCATGGAACTTTTCTTagactacttttttttttcttgtcctGGACAAATGGGGTAACTCAAAAAGGTCTTGCAATGCATTTCTACATGTGAAATACTTAGAAActccttttttattttctttgtgctCTAAAAAATGATATCTTGATCTGGGGTTTGTCAAGAATTATGTTTTGAACTGAATGTGGAATCTTAGCATTTTTTAAGGATTAGGTTGTAAAATTTGAACCTTTTCGGAAAATCCTTTGGTGGGTGCTGTTTGAAACTGCTCATCTTCCATGGAACTTGTCTAATAAGTACTTTTTTTGGTTCTGTACAAATGGGGTTCCTCGAAAAATGCTTCCATTGCATTTCTTCCTGTCAATTACTTGGAAGtattttttcttccctttttgtgCTCTGAAAAATGAAATCTTGATCTGGGGTTTATAGGTGTTGTCAGGAATTACGATGTTTGAACTAATGTAGTGGTCTTTCAATTTGTTGAATTTATGGGGTTTTAGCGTCTTTTAAGGATTTCGTTATAAAGTTTTAATCCCTTTGGAAAATCCTACGGCGGGTGCCCGTTTTGGTTACAAGTTAAGGACCATTTGGAAGTTCTCATCTTCCATGGGACTTTAATTAGTAGTACTTTATTTTTGTCCTGCACAATGAGGTTCcttcaaaaaaaattcaaatacatcTGCTTAAAATTGCTTAATATGGTGTAAAATTGCTTGGTTTCTgaaatttttgtttttggttACTTTCAGACTGGTATAATATCTCCAAGTAAGCTAAGGATGAAGCTTATAGGACCTCACCATCACAAGAAGAAAGAAGGATCAAATAGTAATTCCTCAAGAACTTCTCCTGCTAGGCTTGAGGATTCTGAGTTTGTCAACAACAGTTTGCTGGCTACCCAAAGTGGAGATTTAGAGGATGAATGTATGTCAATTTCTTCATTCAGATTTAGTAATGAGGAAAGGAATTTTGATTAGCTTTGAATCTAGTACAAGCTTGAACATTTTAGTGAACTGCTACCCGCTCAGTTTATCGTGTTCTACTTCTTTTTATTTTGACTCCCTCCGGTGAAATCATGGATCCGCCAAAGTGACCCCCGGCTCCCACTTTTTCCCTTTGTGCAACTTCAGAAACTTGTAATTGGTATGTGCCCCTAGGATAGTATATCTTTTGTTGCAAGGGCTAATTCTAAAAGATTAAAGTGTATGCAGTGAGAGTTTAAACTATTAGGTTACTCAAAACAGTTCTTATTTGTCTTATTTTTCAGTTCTAAACCATATTTACTTTAGGCAGTTACATTTACTTAGCTTTCGGTTACATGATGGTGTAAAAATATTTTCACAGTAATCTATGTTGCATTTGTGTTGTTGCTAGGAGAAGAAATATGTGTAGAAACATATAATACTTACCTGGGAAACTGCTCATTTATTTTGCAGATGCCAATTTAGATGCTGCAGAAAATAAATTGCCAGGAAATTCATGCCTGCCAAAGGAAAATGGGGAAGCCACTCGTGCGAAAAGACAGCAGTTTTCCAAAACGGATGGTGGAAATTCTAGTTCAGTTCATCCAGTTAAAGGTTGTGAAGATGAGAATTTTGATTATGATAGTACATCCAGCTTTGAGTTTCATAAAGGAGAGAGATCAACACACCACCATTCCGTAACAGCAAGGTCGTTTTCACGGCCCATTCCTTCTAAGTGGAACGACGCGGAGAAGTGGATAATGAATAGGCAAAATGTGCATGCTAATCATTCAAAGAAGGTTCAATTACAGAACCAAGCATACCGGGGGCCTGCTACGAGCATGGTTAGAGTTGCTCCAGAATCTAGTAGTTATGAAAATAAATTAGCGGTTAAGAAGGTTGATTTTTGTCAATCCGCATGTCAGATAGTGCCCGAGAATTTTGATTTTGATCAACCTGGTTCCCATAGTCAAGGTAATGGAGCGAATGCCGTGTCACTTGATCTTTGCCCTGAAAGTAAGGATTTGACTGAGGTGACAGAAGATAGAACAGGTACATTATGGCTTCTTTTGTTCCTAATGTTGATTTTAGCTGCTTTAACTTAATTTCAATATTCTTTAAGAGTTTTATACTTTCACAAGGGAAGGGGAAGGGGAAAACATCAGAAGGGAGGGTGAGGTATTGGTGTTTTCGGTCGAACTATTGTCCGTCCCACTAACATTAAATGGTTGGAGTAAAATACTCATCGTGTGCCTCAAGCAGAATCTTGATGCACTCTTAGAGACATGAAGGCTTGTCACTTTTTAGTGTGGACATCTAGTATATTAAGGTCGACGCATTGGATTTTCAGATGGAGCAGTGCCAATCCTCCGGCCTCAGGTGGTTGCAAAGAATGACGGCTATTATAGTGCCTCAAGTAGAATTCATACATAAGGGAAAAATGTTCCCTGGTATTAGCCAAAATTAAAATGCATGAATTTATCATTTTCATCCACGCTATTGATTGTTTGGCCTGCTCTGGATCTTTAACCAATGCAATGACCAGTCTATTTTTGGGCAGTATGTGGATGATATGACTTAGGGGTCCTTTGGTAGGGTCTATTAGGTAAAGTAATGGTGGTATAACATTTTAGTATTCAATACAATTCTTATACATAGTAAGCCATGGCATTGTCAATACCAGCACTATTCTTTTACTTGTACACCCTATTCATTACTACTCTTGAATAGggtataatgcaatgcatgttatttttaatacaaCAATCCAATCAGTCATTGAGAAATAATGCCAGCATAACTAATCCCAGATTCCCAGCATAACTTCTCTTCAAACCAAACAGCCCCTAAGTTGTTGACTTCTTTTTATACAGATAATTAATTTATACTTTGCTGATGTGAGCTGTTTGATTGAATATGAACACAGTTGGCTCTGCAATAAGATCAGTCTCCATGAGAGATATGGGAACAGAAATGACTCCTATTCCAAGTCAAGAGCCTTCAAGAACAGCTACACCTGTTGGTGCAACAACTCCACTCCGCAGCCCCACTTCTTCTATCCCGTCTACACCTCGTAGAGGAGATCCAGCTCCGACGCCAATTGACAATGCTTCTCAAACTTCGACTGAAAACAATAAAAGGGAATTGTCGGAGGAAGAATTAAAGACGAAGACAAGAAAAGAGATTGTAGCCCTTGGTGTCCAACTCGGTAAAATGAATATAGCTGCTTGGGCGAGCAAAGATGAGAAGGATAAAAGCGAGGCTGATGCTGTTGAGGCTGAACGAATGGAATATGCTAAAAGGGCAGCTGCTTGGGAGGAAGCAGAAAAGTCAAAGCACACTGCAAGGTTTTCCCAATATCAAACACTTTTTAAATCTTTGTTCTGCTGATAAATTATGAATTAACAGAAAAACCATTGATCTTCCAGATATAAGCGTGAAGAGATAAAAATCCAAGCTTGGGAAAGTCAGCAGAAAGCAAAGCTAGAAGCAGAATTGAGGAAAATAGAGGTATATCtcactattagccatattgagaagggataattacatttttggaacactcaaaaaaataatagtaagcaaatgtatagttttgtatattaagtataaatatacatgtaataTACATAATGTTTACTCAAATATACACATATAGTGTGTGTTTTGTGT includes these proteins:
- the LOC132609153 gene encoding uncharacterized protein LOC132609153, encoding MEYERIHKVQTGIISPSKLRMKLIGPHHHKKKEGSNSNSSRTSPARLEDSEFVNNSLLATQSGDLEDEYANLDAAENKLPGNSCLPKENGEATRAKRQQFSKTDGGNSSSVHPVKGCEDENFDYDSTSSFEFHKGERSTHHHSVTARSFSRPIPSKWNDAEKWIMNRQNVHANHSKKVQLQNQAYRGPATSMVRVAPESSSYENKLAVKKVDFCQSACQIVPENFDFDQPGSHSQGNGANAVSLDLCPESKDLTEVTEDRTVGSAIRSVSMRDMGTEMTPIPSQEPSRTATPVGATTPLRSPTSSIPSTPRRGDPAPTPIDNASQTSTENNKRELSEEELKTKTRKEIVALGVQLGKMNIAAWASKDEKDKSEADAVEAERMEYAKRAAAWEEAEKSKHTARYKREEIKIQAWESQQKAKLEAELRKIEAQVEEMRAQAQAKMVKKIAMARQKSEEKRAAAEAKRNQQAEKTTEQVQYIRQTGRLPSSSSFTCCGWL